Below is a genomic region from Rhodococcus sp. WMMA185.
GGCCGCGTTCGCCGACGTCACCGGCAAGCTCGAGAAGCATGTGAGCATCCCGGTGGCGGCGTCGAACCGGATCAACATGCCCGAGGTCGCGGAAGAGATCCTCACCCGCGGTGACGCCCAACTGATCTCGATGGCCCGGCCGATGCTCGCCGACCCCGACTGGGTTCGCAAGGCCGAGGCCGGGAACTCGGATGAGATCAACACGTGCATCGCTTGCAACCAGGCCTGCCTCGACCACGTCTTCATGCGAAAGCAGGTGTCCTGCCTACTCAATCCCCGCGCGGGCCGCGAAACAGAACTCGTCCTCTCGCCCACCAGAACGACCAAGAATGTCGCCGTCGTCGGAGCAGGACCCGCCGGGTTGTCGGCTGCCCTCGGTCTGGCTCAGCGGGGCCACTCGGTGACGCTCTTCGAGGCGGATTCGCAGATCGGTGGACAGTTCGGAATCGCCCGCAAGATTCCCGGCAAGGAGGAGTTCGCGGAAACGATTCGCTACTACAACCGTCAACTCGCACTCGCTGGAGTGGACGTCCGTCTCGACACTCGCGTCGGTGCGACCGAGCTCGTAGGCAAGTACGACGAAGTGATCGTCGCGACCGGCGTGACGCCGCGCGTCCCGACCATCGAGGGGATCGACCATCCGAAGGTCTTGACATATCCCGAGGTCGTGCGGGATGGCAAGCCCGTCGGGAAGTCGGTGGCGGTAATCGGCGCCGGCGGTATCGGCGTCGACGTCAGCGAGTTCCTCACACACGAGCACTCCCCCACCCTCGACCTGAAGGAATGGAAGCAGGAGTGGGGCGTCACCGACCCTGAGTCGGCTCCGGGAGCGCTCACCACACCGGACCCCGCGCCGTCCCCGCGCGAGGTTTACCTGTTGCAGCGCAAGAAGGGCCGCATCGGGGCGGGTCTAGCGAAGACCAGCGGTTGGGTTCACCGCGCCGCGCTGAAGAACAAAGGCGTGCAGCAACTGTCCGGCGTCAACTATGAACGCATCGACGACGACGGCCTGCACATCACGTTCGGCGAAAAGCGCGAGAAGGCACGCACCCTTCCCGTCGACAATGTCGTTATCTGCGCAGGTCAGGAATCAGTTCGCGACCTCATCGACGAGTTGACCGTCGCCGGCGTCACCACCCACGTCATCGGTGGAGCGGACGTTGCCGCCGAACTCGACGCCAAGCGCGCGATCGAGCAAGGCACCCGTCTCGCGGCACAGATCTGACGCACTAGGCTGGCTGACCGTGAGCCTGCCTAACCCCAACCCCACTGCCCGCGCCGTCGTCACCGGCGCCTCGTCTGGAATCGGCGAGGCGCTGGCCGCCGATCTTGCCTCGCGCGGCCACTCCCTGATCCTCGTCGCGCGTCGCGGCGAGGTCATGGAGTCGCTGGCCGAGACCCTCCGCGCCGAACACGGCGTGGAGGTCGAGGTGAGAGCGTGTGACCTCTCGGACCGGGACGCGCGCGCCAAGCTGGTCGTCGAACTCGCCGAACGTGAGATCAGCGTCCTGTGCAACAACGCCGGAATCGCTACGTTCGGCGCGGTCGCCGAACTCGACCCTGCCTACGAGCGGGCCCAAGTGGAATTGAATTCGGTTGCCGTACACGACCTCACCCTCGCCGTGCTGCCCGGGATGCTCGAACGGGGGTCCGGCGCCATCCTGATGGTCGGCTCTGCGGCCGGGAACATGCCCATTCCCTACAACGCCACATACGCGGCCACAAAGGCCTTCGTCAACACCTTCTCCGAGTCACTTCGCGGCGAACTCAAGGGATCTGGCGTGAGTGTCACCCTGCTTGCACCCGGACCGGTGCGCACCGAGGAACCCGATCCCGCGGACGCATCGATCGTGGACAAACTGGTGCCCGACTTCCTGTGGATCTCGAGTGAGCACACCGCCAAGGTATCGCTCGACGCCCTGGCCGACAACAAGATGCGCATCGTGCCCGGCGTCATCAGCAAGGCGATGTCCGCTGCCGGACAGTACAGTCCGCGTGCGGTCATCGCCCCCATCGTGGGAACGTTCTACAAGAAGCTGGGCGGCTAGCCGCCGGTGAATGTACCTCTCGGCGCGTCCGATGTGCGAGAGGTACATTCACCCTCAGGAGCGTCCGCCCTCACGACACAAGTGCACGTCGCATACGTACTTGCTGCCGACATACCTCGTCTCGCGGGTCATGACGCGCTCCCCATATTGGTCCTCGACGCGCAGGCGTTCGACCAACAACGGTGATTCCATTGGGATGCCCAGCTTTTCGGCATCATTGGCGTCGGCGGTCGTCGCCACGATCGTTCCGCGGGCCTCGGTGAAAACGATGTCGCGATCCTCGAGAATTCGCCGCACCGAGTTCGTGGCGAGGTCGCACCCGAGGACGAAGGCGCAGCGCGGCGGCAACGTCACCGTGTCGAGCGCGACCGGCAGTCCATCGCCCAGACGGATGCGTGCAACGCGGACCGCGCGACTGCCGGGAGCGATACCCAATTCCGCTGCGATGTCCGGTGTCGGTTCGACCCAGCCGGAAAAGAGCACCTTGGATGTGACCTCGACGCCGCGCTCGTCCATTTCCTCGGTGAACGAACGCCAGACCCCCACGGTTTGATCAGCCCCAGCACCAGAAGCGTACGTGCCGCTCCCCGGCACCCGATAGACCAATCCTTCCGCCTCGAGTGACTTGACGGCTTGGCGGGCCGTCATCCGGCTCACGCCGTGCATTTCCGAAAGCTCGGCCTCACTCGGCAATGGATCACCCGCGCCCGCCGAGTCCAACCGGCGGCGCAGCTCGGCAGCTATTTCCAGATAGCGAGGTGATCGCGCCGGGACCATTCACCCACCTCTTTCCTGTGACTTACATCATAGTCAGCTAGACAGCTGTCGACAGTTTCCCCTCCGTGCGATCCAATTGCCGCCGAGGGCCTCCGCGGGCCTTCTAGGACAGTCGAACTGGACCGATTCCAATTCTCCTGGCGATTGTCCCTACTTCTTGACAAGACCGCGTGTGACAGTCAACACTCCTTCCGTCTATACAGCTAGCTGACTAGCTAGCTCGATGTCGGCTGGGTCTTACCGATTCGATATGCGTCCTATGAAGGAGAGCGGATCATGCGTTTCCAGAAGAAGTTGTCGTTGCTTGCCGTGACAGCCGCGACCATCCCCCTGCTCGCAGCGTGCAGCCAGGGGACTGGAGCCGACGACCAGAAAACGGTTGCACTCTTGCTGCCCGAGTCGAAGACGGCTCGGTACGAGGCCAAGGATCGACCAGCCTTCACCGAGAAGTTCCATGAGCTGTGCAGCGACTGCGAGTTGCTCTACTACAACGCAGACCAAGACCCGTCCAAGCAGCAGCAGCAGGTCGAGGCCGCCATCACCCAGGGCGCGTCCACGCTGGTCCTCGACCCGGTCGACGGGAAGTCGGCTGCCGCGTTGGCCAACCGCGCCAAACAGGCTGGGGTCACAGTCATCTCGTACGACCGCATGATCAACGACGCGCCGATCGACTACTACGTCTCCACCGACAACGAGAAGGTCGGCGAGATGCAGGCACAGGCGCTACTCGACGCACTGAGCCCCAACCCCCGCCCCCGCATCGTCATGATCAACGGCTCTCCCCAGGACTCGAACGCCGGAGACTTCAAGACGGGCGCGCACAATGTGTTCGACGCCAACGACGTCGAGATCGTCGCCGAATACGACACCCCGGACTGGAGCCCGGACAAGGCCCAGACACAGATGGAACAGGCGATCACGAAGGTGGGCAAGGACGGGTTCGACGCGGTCTACGCTGCCAACGACGGCACCGCGGGCGGTGCGATCGCCGCGCTGAAGGCCGCCGGCATCGACCCGGCCACCAAGTTCGTCACCGGCCAGGACGCCGAACTCTCTGGAATCCAGCGCATCGTCGCAGGTGAACAGTTCATGACTGTCTACAAGAAGATCACACCTC
It encodes:
- a CDS encoding NADPH-dependent 2,4-dienoyl-CoA reductase → MTQFPQLLSPLDLGFTTLKNRVIMGSMHTGLEDRAKDVPRLAEYFAERARGGVGLIVSGGYAPNRTGWLTPFGAKLSNRFEARRHLAITKAVHDEGGKIALQILHAGRYSYQPFSVSASSIKAPINPIRPRKLTDRGVRWQIRNYVRCARLAQKANYDGVEIMGGEGYFINQFLCERTNKRTDRWGGTSENRRRMAVEIVRQTRSAVGPNFIIIFRLSMADLVEGGQTWDEIVTLAKEIEAAGATIINTDIGWHEARVPTIVTSVPRAAFADVTGKLEKHVSIPVAASNRINMPEVAEEILTRGDAQLISMARPMLADPDWVRKAEAGNSDEINTCIACNQACLDHVFMRKQVSCLLNPRAGRETELVLSPTRTTKNVAVVGAGPAGLSAALGLAQRGHSVTLFEADSQIGGQFGIARKIPGKEEFAETIRYYNRQLALAGVDVRLDTRVGATELVGKYDEVIVATGVTPRVPTIEGIDHPKVLTYPEVVRDGKPVGKSVAVIGAGGIGVDVSEFLTHEHSPTLDLKEWKQEWGVTDPESAPGALTTPDPAPSPREVYLLQRKKGRIGAGLAKTSGWVHRAALKNKGVQQLSGVNYERIDDDGLHITFGEKREKARTLPVDNVVICAGQESVRDLIDELTVAGVTTHVIGGADVAAELDAKRAIEQGTRLAAQI
- the cmrA gene encoding mycolate reductase (Catalyzes the final step in mycolic acid biosynthesis.), encoding MSLPNPNPTARAVVTGASSGIGEALAADLASRGHSLILVARRGEVMESLAETLRAEHGVEVEVRACDLSDRDARAKLVVELAEREISVLCNNAGIATFGAVAELDPAYERAQVELNSVAVHDLTLAVLPGMLERGSGAILMVGSAAGNMPIPYNATYAATKAFVNTFSESLRGELKGSGVSVTLLAPGPVRTEEPDPADASIVDKLVPDFLWISSEHTAKVSLDALADNKMRIVPGVISKAMSAAGQYSPRAVIAPIVGTFYKKLGG
- a CDS encoding ABC transporter substrate-binding protein; this translates as MRFQKKLSLLAVTAATIPLLAACSQGTGADDQKTVALLLPESKTARYEAKDRPAFTEKFHELCSDCELLYYNADQDPSKQQQQVEAAITQGASTLVLDPVDGKSAAALANRAKQAGVTVISYDRMINDAPIDYYVSTDNEKVGEMQAQALLDALSPNPRPRIVMINGSPQDSNAGDFKTGAHNVFDANDVEIVAEYDTPDWSPDKAQTQMEQAITKVGKDGFDAVYAANDGTAGGAIAALKAAGIDPATKFVTGQDAELSGIQRIVAGEQFMTVYKKITPQAEATAELAAALALGQEPPSGLVNGSVDNGAGSIPTIYTPMVSVTKDAIATEIVGDDWWSASDICTDFYAEACLSAGIG
- a CDS encoding GntR family transcriptional regulator, which gives rise to MVPARSPRYLEIAAELRRRLDSAGAGDPLPSEAELSEMHGVSRMTARQAVKSLEAEGLVYRVPGSGTYASGAGADQTVGVWRSFTEEMDERGVEVTSKVLFSGWVEPTPDIAAELGIAPGSRAVRVARIRLGDGLPVALDTVTLPPRCAFVLGCDLATNSVRRILEDRDIVFTEARGTIVATTADANDAEKLGIPMESPLLVERLRVEDQYGERVMTRETRYVGSKYVCDVHLCREGGRS